In the Pseudoalteromonas undina genome, one interval contains:
- a CDS encoding sensor domain-containing phosphodiesterase, with translation MDKLTNLLVDQQSNASIEAKLADLLALVRKHLDMDVAFISEFINDERVFKVVDNPSENQIVKVGNADPINETYCQKITDDKLSPIITNTNANPITKAMPVTEKLGIGAYIGVPINLSNGKLYGTFCCYKSHHDESLNDRDLSFLNIISEIATGLIEKNLSKSISRNHAKSAIEQIISDNDISIYFQPIFSLKNNKVAGFESLARFFTTPYKTPDVWFKEAKKVGLNEALEMLAIKNAVTNIAKFNNSTYIAINCSPSHILSGALKNTLQNIDCTRLVLEITEHSPISDYEKMRAALRPLRNKGLRLAIDDVGAGFSSFQHILELEADIIKLDISLTQNINTDDRKFLLAKALCGFAKAIDCTIVAEGIETEEELNSLRKLNVDSVQGYFIGRPAAINDALSLLNATLPA, from the coding sequence ATGGATAAACTTACCAATCTGCTTGTCGATCAACAAAGCAACGCATCCATTGAGGCTAAACTAGCTGACTTACTCGCGTTAGTTCGCAAACATTTAGATATGGATGTTGCTTTTATATCTGAATTTATTAACGATGAGCGGGTTTTTAAAGTGGTCGATAATCCCTCTGAAAACCAAATTGTTAAAGTGGGTAATGCCGATCCGATTAATGAAACGTATTGTCAAAAAATCACCGATGACAAGCTTAGTCCTATTATTACTAATACCAACGCAAACCCAATAACCAAGGCTATGCCCGTAACCGAAAAGTTAGGTATAGGCGCCTATATCGGTGTACCTATCAACCTGTCAAACGGTAAATTATACGGTACTTTTTGTTGTTATAAATCACACCATGATGAGAGCTTGAACGATCGCGATTTATCGTTTTTAAATATTATTTCGGAAATAGCGACTGGCTTAATTGAAAAAAACTTATCAAAAAGTATATCGCGTAATCACGCCAAGTCAGCTATTGAGCAAATTATTAGCGATAATGATATTAGTATCTACTTTCAACCTATTTTTAGTTTAAAAAATAATAAAGTTGCAGGTTTTGAATCACTTGCTCGATTTTTTACTACGCCTTATAAAACTCCTGATGTATGGTTTAAAGAAGCAAAAAAGGTTGGCTTAAATGAAGCATTAGAAATGCTAGCCATTAAAAATGCAGTCACCAACATAGCCAAATTTAATAATTCAACTTACATTGCCATTAATTGCTCACCATCGCATATCCTAAGCGGTGCACTTAAAAATACATTACAAAACATTGACTGCACTAGGCTAGTATTAGAAATTACTGAGCATTCGCCAATTTCCGACTACGAAAAAATGCGAGCTGCACTTAGGCCTCTCAGAAACAAAGGCCTTCGCTTGGCTATTGACGATGTAGGCGCAGGCTTTTCGTCATTTCAGCATATTTTAGAGCTTGAAGCCGATATTATTAAATTAGATATCAGCCTCACACAGAATATAAACACTGATGATCGTAAGTTTTTGCTAGCAAAAGCACTGTGTGGGTTTGCAAAAGCAATCGACTGCACCATCGTTGCCGAAGGAATTGAAACTGAAGAAGAACTCAACTCGTTAAGAAAGCTCAATGTAGATAGTGTGCAAGGTTATTTTATTGGCCGCCCCGCAGCAATTAACGATGCACTTAGTTTGTTAAACGCAACTCTACCAGCATAA
- a CDS encoding zinc ribbon domain-containing protein YjdM has translation MSLPACPKCQCEYIYEDQQLLICPECAYEWNPNNTSDEDAILVKDANGTLLADGDKVTVAKDLKIKGSSQVIKIGTKALVRRVLDKKDHQLDCKVDGIGEMMVTAKFVKKA, from the coding sequence ATGTCTCTTCCCGCTTGCCCTAAATGCCAATGTGAATACATTTACGAAGACCAACAGCTGCTTATATGCCCAGAATGTGCTTATGAATGGAACCCAAATAATACAAGCGATGAAGACGCTATTTTGGTAAAAGATGCAAACGGCACTTTACTAGCCGATGGTGACAAAGTAACCGTTGCGAAAGATTTAAAAATTAAAGGCAGTTCTCAGGTTATAAAAATTGGTACTAAAGCTTTGGTAAGACGTGTGCTTGATAAAAAAGATCACCAGCTAGATTGTAAAGTAGATGGCATTGGCGAAATGATGGTAACGGCTAAGTTTGTGAAAAAAGCCTGA
- the secF gene encoding protein translocase subunit SecF gives MLNTFLKCETGSRMRYTGLLISAIFVLLSVFTIAQKGLNFGLDFTGGYLTEFTTSQGVELKQLEQFIAKNHQGEFELTAQGNNHFQLTQAPSEEANNDAWKTAISQNPDINAEVLSSAYIGSQVGDELFEQGCLALFAAMVAVMIYLAVRFEWRLALGSVVALLHDLVLVVGLFSWLQIEFNLTVLASLLAIIGYSLNDSIIVGDRVRELLRIPTNISLKPSRIINSAIKSTLTRTLITSGTTLATVASVWLLAGAPLQGFAIALFAGIVVGTLSSICIAATLPELLGLSAKNYDKQVDQQTQALMDMP, from the coding sequence ATGCTTAACACTTTTTTAAAATGTGAGACAGGGTCACGTATGCGTTATACAGGCTTGCTTATAAGTGCCATATTTGTGTTGTTATCAGTATTCACCATTGCACAAAAAGGGCTTAATTTTGGCCTTGATTTTACGGGTGGTTATTTAACAGAATTTACCACCAGCCAAGGTGTTGAACTAAAACAGCTTGAGCAATTTATTGCTAAAAACCATCAAGGTGAATTTGAACTTACAGCACAGGGCAATAATCATTTTCAATTAACGCAAGCGCCAAGTGAGGAAGCTAATAATGATGCTTGGAAAACCGCGATTAGCCAAAACCCAGATATAAACGCTGAGGTTTTATCATCGGCTTATATTGGCTCTCAAGTGGGTGATGAATTATTTGAGCAAGGCTGCTTAGCCTTATTTGCTGCGATGGTAGCGGTAATGATTTATTTAGCTGTTCGGTTTGAGTGGCGTTTAGCATTAGGCTCTGTGGTGGCTTTATTACATGATTTAGTGCTGGTGGTTGGCTTATTTTCGTGGTTACAAATAGAGTTTAACCTAACCGTTTTAGCCAGTTTATTGGCAATTATTGGCTACTCCCTAAATGACTCAATAATAGTGGGCGATAGAGTACGCGAGCTATTACGCATACCAACAAATATTTCGCTAAAACCAAGTCGTATTATCAACAGTGCTATTAAAAGCACCTTAACTCGTACGCTTATTACCTCAGGAACTACGCTCGCAACAGTGGCAAGTGTTTGGCTGTTAGCTGGCGCGCCGCTGCAGGGGTTTGCCATTGCTTTGTTTGCAGGAATAGTCGTAGGCACGCTGTCGTCTATTTGTATTGCTGCTACATTACCTGAGCTACTTGGGTTAAGTGCTAAAAACTACGATAAGCAAGTGGATCAGCAAACGCAGGCATTAATGGATATGCCATAG
- the secD gene encoding protein translocase subunit SecD, whose translation MLSLKKEKKPFKAKFKLSYVAMLIVLVLLAISALPNLYPNKSWLHISAASDVKTQVMPSTENLVSFLNSQGFEVSESLKDQANINVLLNTPTQSAQAQAALKSNFPNTQVKIVEHATSPIWLQEFGLSPIKLGLDLNGGVLFVLDVDLEKAVDEQLLSAYQQTKAIIVKQKAYGVKAKQTNQGFEISALENAGDKLIVVIKELKSRFENLTTTTSTNGNLQVVKISYSEQGRSAFDKEVMSQTLTTLRSRIEELGITEAVTQRQGKQRIRIELPGVQDPAEAKRIIGATASLGFYQLKERGGQTFNLQSGGTIKLDPVPIFTGEHINNANIGRDDWGKPLVQLSLDGQGGDAMSAFSKANIGKPMATLYSEYSQNAKGEVVKKSEVINVANIAQHLSSRFSITNMQSQQAAADLALLLRAGSLTAPVTIVHEQTIGPSIGQDNINNGLAALMLGMGLTLAFMALWYRRLGLIANVALILNLTSLVGLMSLLPGVVLTLPGIAGLVLTIGMAVDTNVIIFERIKEERRKGRPPYQAIQEGYKQAANTIFDANITTMITAIILYGIGYGPVKGFAITLALGLITSVFTGVYVSKYLSQSLYLKLGKKAGVNAHA comes from the coding sequence ATGTTAAGTCTAAAAAAAGAGAAAAAGCCATTTAAGGCTAAGTTTAAATTGAGCTATGTAGCCATGCTGATTGTATTAGTGTTACTAGCAATAAGCGCCTTACCTAATTTATATCCGAATAAGTCATGGTTGCATATTAGTGCAGCTTCTGATGTTAAAACGCAAGTAATGCCAAGTACTGAAAACCTAGTTAGCTTTTTAAATAGCCAAGGTTTTGAAGTGAGTGAAAGTTTAAAAGACCAAGCAAATATTAATGTACTTTTAAATACACCAACGCAAAGTGCCCAAGCTCAGGCGGCTTTAAAATCAAACTTTCCAAACACACAAGTTAAAATTGTTGAACATGCAACCAGCCCTATTTGGTTACAAGAGTTTGGCTTATCGCCCATAAAGCTGGGTCTTGATTTAAACGGCGGGGTATTGTTTGTACTTGATGTTGATTTAGAAAAAGCGGTTGATGAGCAATTACTCAGTGCATATCAACAAACAAAAGCTATTATTGTTAAACAAAAAGCCTATGGCGTTAAAGCGAAGCAGACTAATCAGGGCTTTGAAATAAGTGCGCTTGAGAATGCTGGTGATAAGCTAATAGTTGTCATAAAAGAGCTTAAAAGCCGTTTTGAAAACCTCACTACAACCACATCAACTAATGGCAACTTACAGGTCGTTAAAATTAGCTATTCTGAGCAAGGGCGCAGCGCATTTGATAAAGAAGTGATGAGCCAAACACTCACCACACTTCGCTCACGCATAGAAGAGCTCGGTATAACTGAGGCCGTTACACAGCGCCAAGGTAAGCAGCGCATTCGTATTGAGCTACCTGGCGTGCAAGATCCAGCTGAAGCAAAACGCATAATTGGTGCAACCGCGTCATTGGGGTTTTATCAACTTAAAGAGAGAGGCGGGCAAACGTTTAATTTGCAATCGGGAGGGACTATTAAGCTCGACCCTGTACCTATATTTACCGGTGAGCATATTAATAACGCTAATATAGGCCGTGATGACTGGGGTAAACCTTTGGTACAACTGAGCTTAGATGGCCAAGGTGGCGATGCTATGTCGGCTTTTTCAAAGGCGAATATAGGTAAACCTATGGCAACGCTCTATTCAGAGTATTCACAAAATGCTAAAGGTGAAGTGGTTAAAAAAAGCGAAGTCATTAATGTGGCGAACATTGCCCAGCATTTAAGCTCGCGGTTTAGTATAACCAATATGCAGAGCCAACAAGCCGCTGCCGATTTAGCGCTACTACTACGCGCAGGATCACTTACTGCGCCTGTAACGATAGTGCATGAGCAAACTATTGGCCCAAGCATTGGCCAAGACAATATTAATAATGGATTAGCAGCGTTAATGTTAGGCATGGGTTTAACACTTGCGTTTATGGCACTGTGGTACCGCCGTTTAGGGCTTATTGCAAATGTTGCGTTAATTTTAAACTTAACCTCTTTAGTGGGGCTAATGTCGTTATTACCTGGGGTGGTTTTAACTCTTCCAGGGATAGCAGGCTTAGTATTAACTATAGGAATGGCGGTTGATACTAACGTGATTATATTTGAACGCATAAAAGAAGAGCGTCGCAAAGGTCGCCCCCCGTATCAAGCAATCCAAGAGGGTTATAAACAGGCTGCTAATACTATATTTGATGCCAATATTACCACCATGATCACCGCGATTATTTTATATGGCATAGGATATGGCCCAGTAAAAGGCTTTGCGATAACGCTGGCGCTTGGTCTTATTACATCGGTGTTTACTGGTGTGTATGTATCGAAATATTTAAGCCAAAGCTTATATTTAAAGCTGGGCAAAAAAGCAGGAGTAAACGCGCATGCTTAA
- a CDS encoding MgtC/SapB family protein, whose translation MTFLDFIDVAPYSWAAIGTAAFCGAIIGIERQLRGKPVGIRTSALITLGTYLFLSTAFNLQGDVIDHSRVVGQIITGIGFLGAGVMLAKDGAVVGVTSAATIWVLASIGVMIATENLGAAIKLSILVVGILYGVDVLEAKFKSLSKGVHAKVKSYHKRYYRKDGTDSERH comes from the coding sequence GTGACATTTTTAGATTTTATCGACGTAGCGCCTTACTCATGGGCAGCCATCGGCACCGCTGCTTTTTGTGGCGCTATTATTGGTATAGAGCGCCAATTGCGCGGCAAACCCGTAGGTATTCGCACATCAGCGTTAATAACCTTAGGTACATATTTGTTTTTATCAACGGCGTTTAACTTACAAGGAGATGTGATTGATCATTCTCGTGTAGTGGGGCAAATAATCACGGGTATTGGCTTTTTAGGCGCAGGCGTTATGCTAGCAAAAGACGGTGCCGTGGTAGGGGTTACCTCAGCGGCTACTATTTGGGTGCTTGCGTCTATTGGGGTGATGATCGCAACCGAAAACCTAGGTGCAGCAATTAAGCTTTCTATATTGGTGGTTGGTATTTTATATGGTGTTGATGTGCTCGAAGCTAAGTTTAAAAGTCTTAGCAAAGGTGTGCACGCTAAAGTAAAAAGTTATCACAAACGTTATTATCGAAAAGACGGTACAGATAGCGAACGCCACTAA
- a CDS encoding RimK family protein codes for MFKTLIVVDNNEQAVALSFENVITFDTYLRDYPKRNEPKTRIINLCDSSQYLSKGYYCSLLAEARKHQVLPSVKTINALRSGQAPILNTGHIDGAVYFGNALNELQGKAAKSVFKQYPAPILFVDQQGLLQQGSLTSLSEQQYAAFIEKLNEFTQTQWRIGKVERRFRWDMAILVDHNEKVPPSDKDAIARFIKAAAKHGINAKALSFEEIDNIAQFDALFIRQTTAIDHPTYRLASKAQSLGLVVIDDAESILRCCNKVYLHDAFNYQKVPSLKTLVVADQSVQTLEQLEAAFTYPLVLKMPEGSFSKGVYKVANRDELEAKLSELFALSALVLAQEYMYTEYDWRVGVLNGRAIYACRYLMARNHWQIYNHDAKRFFSGGFETLPTFELPKAVLDAALKACKTVGKGLYGVDVKEHQGRAYVLEVNDNPSIDHKVEDGYLGDELYMIIMDEFKQRLEARGRG; via the coding sequence GTGTTTAAAACCTTAATTGTGGTTGATAACAATGAGCAAGCAGTTGCTCTTTCATTTGAAAATGTAATTACATTTGACACCTATTTACGAGATTACCCCAAACGTAACGAACCTAAAACCCGCATTATTAATTTATGCGACTCAAGCCAATACTTGAGTAAGGGTTATTATTGTTCATTGCTTGCAGAAGCCCGCAAACACCAAGTATTACCAAGCGTTAAAACAATAAACGCGCTTAGAAGTGGACAAGCACCTATTTTAAATACTGGGCATATTGATGGCGCAGTTTATTTTGGTAATGCTCTAAACGAATTACAAGGTAAAGCGGCTAAATCGGTATTTAAACAATACCCAGCTCCTATTTTATTTGTCGATCAGCAAGGTTTATTGCAACAAGGCTCTTTAACCTCATTAAGTGAGCAACAATATGCTGCGTTTATTGAAAAGCTCAATGAGTTTACCCAAACGCAATGGCGTATTGGTAAAGTAGAACGCCGTTTTCGTTGGGATATGGCGATCTTGGTTGATCATAACGAGAAAGTACCGCCAAGTGATAAAGATGCAATAGCTCGCTTTATAAAAGCAGCAGCGAAACATGGTATTAACGCAAAAGCACTCAGCTTTGAGGAAATAGATAATATTGCCCAATTTGATGCGTTGTTTATTCGTCAAACAACAGCGATTGATCACCCAACCTACCGCCTTGCAAGTAAAGCGCAAAGCCTTGGTTTAGTGGTGATTGACGATGCGGAGTCTATTTTACGGTGCTGTAACAAAGTGTACTTACATGATGCATTTAATTATCAAAAAGTACCGAGCTTAAAAACGCTAGTTGTGGCTGATCAATCAGTCCAAACGCTTGAACAATTAGAAGCAGCATTTACTTATCCGCTGGTATTAAAAATGCCAGAAGGATCGTTTTCAAAAGGCGTTTATAAAGTTGCTAATCGTGATGAATTAGAAGCTAAGCTTAGTGAATTATTCGCACTGAGTGCGTTGGTATTGGCACAAGAGTACATGTACACCGAATACGATTGGCGCGTAGGGGTACTTAATGGTCGTGCTATTTATGCATGTCGTTATTTAATGGCGCGTAACCATTGGCAAATATACAACCATGACGCAAAACGGTTTTTTTCCGGTGGCTTTGAAACTCTACCAACCTTTGAGTTACCAAAAGCTGTGTTAGACGCTGCTTTAAAGGCCTGCAAAACAGTGGGTAAAGGTTTATACGGTGTAGATGTTAAAGAGCACCAAGGTCGTGCGTATGTATTGGAAGTAAACGACAACCCGAGCATTGATCACAAAGTAGAAGATGGTTACTTAGGTGACGAGCTATACATGATCATAATGGATGAGTTTAAACAGCGGTTAGAAGCACGAGGCCGCGGCTAA
- a CDS encoding GreA/GreB family elongation factor: protein MNKAHVTEHLRFALDEQLNTAKIAAQTAHDTATHEESIAETQYDTLGLEAAYLAQGHAERVNECYKEIQLFEAIYNEPVTGTVVISSLVCLEDDASTQKWFYLGPAAGGLTVDIKGTTIQVLTSGAPLGQQLLGKQVDDEVSLTLGDLKHSYDVVEVL, encoded by the coding sequence ATGAATAAAGCCCATGTTACTGAGCACCTTCGTTTTGCCTTAGATGAGCAACTAAACACTGCTAAAATTGCAGCTCAAACAGCTCACGATACCGCTACCCATGAAGAAAGTATTGCAGAGACCCAATACGATACCCTCGGGCTTGAAGCTGCCTATTTAGCACAAGGCCATGCAGAGCGAGTTAATGAGTGCTATAAAGAAATACAACTATTTGAAGCCATATACAACGAACCCGTTACAGGCACTGTCGTTATAAGCTCATTGGTATGTTTAGAAGACGATGCCAGCACACAAAAATGGTTTTATTTAGGCCCAGCAGCTGGTGGATTAACCGTTGATATTAAAGGCACAACCATTCAAGTACTTACCTCTGGCGCACCATTAGGGCAACAGTTATTAGGTAAACAAGTCGATGATGAAGTTAGTTTAACACTCGGTGATCTAAAACATAGTTACGATGTGGTTGAAGTGCTTTGA
- a CDS encoding GNAT family N-acetyltransferase/peptidase C39 family protein: protein MPIALAEKVTVTTKLVIRPAITTDLKALVALENTCFSNDKLSARSLKRWLGAKHGILLVAEQNAQLCGYGLVWCHKGTRLARLYSLAVLPTMQGKGIAKKLLNELEKATSERGRIYLRLEVAVNNDSAIGLYKSVGYRVFGQYSDYYDDHSDALRMQKNIRQTSELQVERLTPWYQQTTEFTCGPAALLMAMAALDSNTELSQSHELALWREGTTIFMTSGHGGCHPFGLALAANKRGFTSEVIVNTSEPLFLDGVRSDNKKSVLATVHQQFVEGIAAANISVTQKDVELTDIENWLSQGFSVLLLISTYRFDGKKSPHWVCVTHLDAHCVYVHDPFCEPGKDNQLAIDCQYVPIARSDFSKMSAFGSQRLRTAVAIGKVK from the coding sequence ATGCCTATTGCTTTGGCTGAAAAAGTAACAGTGACGACCAAGCTAGTTATTCGCCCTGCAATAACCACTGACTTAAAGGCGTTGGTGGCGCTTGAAAATACTTGCTTTAGTAACGATAAGCTAAGTGCGCGTAGTTTAAAGCGCTGGCTTGGGGCTAAACATGGGATTTTATTAGTTGCTGAGCAAAATGCGCAACTATGTGGCTATGGCTTAGTGTGGTGCCATAAAGGCACGCGTTTAGCGCGTTTGTATTCGTTAGCCGTATTACCAACAATGCAGGGCAAGGGCATAGCCAAAAAATTACTCAATGAACTTGAAAAAGCGACCAGTGAGCGTGGACGTATTTATTTGCGCCTAGAAGTTGCAGTAAATAACGACAGCGCCATTGGGCTTTATAAAAGTGTGGGGTATCGCGTATTTGGTCAATACAGTGATTATTATGACGATCACAGTGATGCCTTACGCATGCAAAAAAATATTCGCCAAACCAGTGAGTTGCAGGTTGAGCGTTTAACGCCATGGTATCAGCAAACCACCGAGTTTACCTGTGGCCCTGCTGCGTTATTAATGGCAATGGCTGCTCTTGACTCAAACACAGAGCTGAGTCAGTCACATGAATTAGCTTTGTGGCGTGAAGGCACCACGATTTTTATGACCTCTGGGCATGGCGGTTGTCACCCATTTGGCTTGGCACTGGCTGCAAATAAACGCGGTTTTACAAGTGAGGTAATTGTTAATACATCTGAACCATTATTTTTAGATGGGGTTCGCAGTGATAACAAAAAATCAGTATTGGCCACGGTTCATCAACAGTTTGTTGAGGGTATTGCAGCGGCAAATATTTCAGTTACACAAAAAGATGTTGAATTAACTGACATAGAAAACTGGTTGAGTCAGGGGTTTAGTGTGTTGCTGTTAATTAGTACGTATCGGTTTGATGGTAAAAAATCACCGCACTGGGTGTGTGTAACCCATTTAGATGCACATTGTGTTTACGTACATGACCCATTTTGCGAGCCTGGAAAAGATAACCAGCTAGCAATAGATTGTCAGTACGTACCAATTGCACGTAGCGACTTTAGTAAAATGTCGGCATTTGGTAGCCAAAGGCTCAGAACGGCAGTTGCTATTGGTAAAGTAAAATAG